A window of Streptomyces sp. SAI-127 contains these coding sequences:
- a CDS encoding chondroitinase-B domain-containing protein, with the protein MSRRTALIATAALALGSGIAVLPTQAQAATVVVSNSTDLSNAIKNATAGTVIQVRGGTYYPTATLQSTANGSSSAPVTLTAYGSETVKIDGSSLPDGDWIFKLTADYWNVSNITFQNSPDSAVVCQSCTGTVWNNIKTINGGDSGFTLTGDGTVNNTVKNIDSYGNYDAANHGENADGIAVKFGSGTGNLITGARLYNNSDDGLDFWSFSSPVTVEHTWSMGNGANRWSDSAFAGDGNGYKLGGDGEVVAHVINNSAAWGNAGNGFTENSNTGAIVINRTTAYANSKWGYYFATGSAKLGKNLAVSNGGGSVNKGSKVTSSGNNWDSGISTPAFKSTDASTTYNARSSSGTLPATTFLTTGSTTIGATMN; encoded by the coding sequence ATGTCTCGTCGTACCGCTCTCATCGCCACGGCTGCCCTCGCCCTCGGCTCCGGCATCGCCGTTCTCCCCACCCAGGCCCAGGCTGCGACGGTCGTCGTCAGCAACTCGACCGACCTGTCCAACGCCATCAAGAACGCCACCGCCGGCACCGTCATCCAGGTCCGAGGCGGCACCTACTACCCGACGGCCACCCTCCAGTCCACGGCCAACGGCAGCTCCTCCGCGCCGGTCACCCTCACCGCGTACGGCTCGGAGACCGTGAAGATCGACGGCTCGTCGCTCCCCGACGGCGACTGGATCTTCAAACTGACCGCCGACTACTGGAACGTCTCCAACATCACCTTCCAGAACTCCCCGGACAGCGCGGTCGTCTGCCAGTCCTGCACCGGGACGGTCTGGAACAACATCAAGACCATCAACGGCGGCGACTCCGGCTTCACGCTCACCGGCGACGGGACCGTCAACAACACGGTCAAGAACATCGACTCCTACGGCAACTACGACGCCGCGAACCACGGCGAGAACGCCGACGGCATCGCCGTGAAGTTCGGCTCCGGCACCGGCAACCTCATCACCGGCGCCCGCCTCTACAACAACTCGGACGACGGTCTGGACTTCTGGTCCTTCTCCTCGCCCGTCACCGTCGAACACACCTGGTCCATGGGCAACGGCGCCAACCGCTGGTCCGACTCCGCCTTCGCGGGCGACGGCAACGGCTACAAGCTGGGCGGCGACGGCGAGGTCGTCGCGCACGTCATCAACAACTCCGCCGCCTGGGGCAACGCCGGCAACGGATTCACCGAGAACTCCAACACCGGCGCCATCGTCATCAACCGCACCACCGCCTACGCCAACAGCAAGTGGGGCTACTACTTCGCCACCGGCTCCGCCAAGCTCGGCAAGAACCTCGCGGTGAGCAACGGCGGCGGCTCGGTCAACAAGGGCTCCAAGGTCACCTCGTCAGGCAACAACTGGGACAGCGGGATCAGCACCCCGGCCTTCAAGTCGACGGACGCCTCGACGACGTACAACGCCCGCAGTTCCAGCGGCACCCTGCCCGCCACCACGTTCCTGACGACGGGCAGCACCACCATCGGCGCGACCATGAACTGA
- a CDS encoding dienelactone hydrolase family protein yields MSAGDPVGRRAFVVGAGAAMLAGGAVSPAEAGVVDGPLPDFHPALKAELDFPLAWGTSPVRDFRAWRRAARAKVEEHLLVDREDGTPYDAEYVRGPQGDGYTRELVTLSLTRHERVRAALLTPHGPGPFPAVLLLHDHGAKFDIGKEKLVRPWYDDARLASAQTWADKYFSGRFVGDELARRGYVVLCADALGWGDRGPIAYEQQQALASNFYNLGSSLAGLMAREDARAARFLAGLGRVREVAAVGFSMGAYRAWQTAALTEAVAATAAVCWMTGLKEMMVPGNNTLRGQSSYYMLHPGLPRFLDFPDVASIAAPRPMLFFNGGLDPLFPADGVQVAYDKLRAVWHSRHAEERLHLKTWPDLGHVFVDRMQDEVFGWLDAVL; encoded by the coding sequence ATGAGCGCCGGTGACCCGGTGGGCCGACGGGCGTTCGTGGTGGGCGCCGGAGCGGCCATGCTGGCCGGGGGAGCGGTGAGCCCCGCTGAAGCCGGGGTCGTGGACGGTCCGCTGCCCGACTTCCACCCGGCGCTCAAGGCCGAGCTGGACTTCCCGCTGGCCTGGGGGACTTCGCCGGTCCGCGATTTCCGCGCCTGGCGGCGGGCGGCCCGCGCCAAGGTCGAGGAGCACCTCCTCGTCGACCGCGAGGACGGGACGCCGTACGACGCCGAATACGTCCGGGGCCCACAGGGCGACGGCTACACGCGGGAGTTGGTGACCCTCTCCCTCACCCGTCACGAACGCGTCCGCGCCGCACTGCTCACCCCGCACGGTCCCGGGCCGTTCCCCGCCGTGCTGCTTCTCCACGATCACGGGGCGAAGTTCGACATCGGCAAGGAGAAACTGGTCCGGCCCTGGTACGACGACGCCCGGCTCGCCTCCGCGCAGACCTGGGCGGACAAGTACTTCAGCGGCCGGTTCGTCGGCGACGAGCTGGCCCGGCGCGGCTATGTCGTCCTGTGCGCGGACGCGCTCGGCTGGGGCGACCGCGGACCGATCGCCTACGAACAGCAGCAGGCCCTGGCAAGCAACTTCTACAACCTCGGCTCCTCCCTCGCCGGACTCATGGCCCGGGAGGACGCCCGGGCCGCGCGGTTCCTGGCGGGGCTGGGACGGGTGCGCGAGGTCGCCGCCGTGGGCTTCTCCATGGGCGCCTACCGCGCCTGGCAGACCGCCGCGCTCACCGAGGCCGTCGCCGCCACCGCCGCCGTCTGCTGGATGACCGGCCTCAAGGAAATGATGGTGCCCGGCAACAACACCCTGCGCGGGCAGTCCAGTTACTACATGCTCCACCCGGGGCTGCCCCGGTTCCTCGACTTCCCCGACGTGGCGAGCATCGCCGCCCCCAGGCCGATGCTCTTCTTCAACGGCGGGCTCGACCCGCTGTTCCCCGCCGACGGCGTACAGGTCGCGTACGACAAGCTGCGCGCCGTCTGGCACTCCCGCCACGCCGAGGAGCGGTTGCACCTGAAGACCTGGCCCGACCTCGGCCATGTCTTCGTCGACCGCATGCAGGACGAGGTCTTCGGCTGGCTCGACGCCGTCCTGTAA
- a CDS encoding pectate lyase → MNAQTWHGHVITKAMAVAGCAALVLAVTGPTAQAKGQDVARETLATGDGWASDGTGTTGGAAADAAHVHTVTDWAGFKAALAAGGSAPKIIKVKGTIDAVSEGCDSLAAPGYDFDAYLAKYSPEAWGLDTDLSAEPADSPEGLRRVSAANQDQTIKANVPANTTIVGIGKNAGFKGASLQIKAVDNVIVRNLTFESPIDCFPQWDPTDGAKGNWNSEYDTAVVYGATHVWLDHNTFTDGSHPDSAAPTHFGMLYQQHDGELDIVRGANYVTASWNVFTEHDKTILIGNSDSESTAAGDRGKLKVTFHHNLFSDLVERAPRVRFGQVDSYNNHFVANDDYAYSFGIGKESQLVAEHNAFTLPAGISAAKVLKRWNVSPLTAADNYVNGRLTDLIAVHNAEIPAETLQSGAGWTPTLRTKVDPAKKVPGIVDRGAGAGRVC, encoded by the coding sequence ATGAACGCACAAACATGGCATGGGCATGTCATTACAAAGGCGATGGCCGTGGCAGGTTGTGCCGCCCTGGTCCTCGCGGTCACCGGCCCCACCGCTCAGGCCAAGGGCCAAGACGTCGCCCGCGAGACCCTCGCCACCGGCGACGGCTGGGCCTCCGACGGCACCGGCACCACCGGAGGCGCGGCCGCCGACGCCGCCCACGTCCACACCGTCACCGACTGGGCCGGCTTCAAGGCCGCCCTCGCCGCCGGTGGCAGCGCCCCGAAGATCATCAAGGTGAAGGGGACGATCGACGCCGTCTCCGAGGGCTGCGACTCCCTCGCCGCGCCCGGGTACGACTTCGACGCCTACCTGGCGAAGTACTCGCCCGAGGCCTGGGGCCTGGACACCGACCTGAGCGCCGAGCCCGCCGACAGCCCCGAGGGGCTGCGCCGCGTCTCCGCCGCCAACCAGGACCAGACCATCAAGGCGAACGTGCCCGCCAACACCACGATCGTCGGGATCGGGAAGAACGCCGGGTTCAAGGGCGCGAGCCTGCAGATCAAGGCCGTCGACAACGTCATCGTCCGTAACCTCACCTTCGAGAGCCCGATCGACTGCTTCCCGCAGTGGGACCCGACCGACGGTGCCAAGGGCAACTGGAACTCCGAGTACGACACCGCCGTCGTCTACGGGGCCACCCATGTGTGGCTGGACCACAACACCTTCACCGACGGCAGTCACCCCGACAGTGCCGCGCCGACCCACTTCGGCATGCTCTACCAGCAGCACGACGGCGAGCTGGACATCGTCCGCGGCGCGAACTACGTCACCGCCTCCTGGAACGTCTTCACCGAGCACGACAAGACGATCCTGATCGGCAACAGCGACAGCGAGTCCACGGCGGCGGGGGACCGGGGCAAGCTCAAGGTCACCTTCCACCACAACCTGTTCTCCGACCTCGTCGAGCGCGCGCCCCGCGTCCGCTTCGGCCAGGTCGACTCCTACAACAACCACTTCGTGGCGAACGACGACTACGCCTACAGCTTCGGCATCGGCAAGGAGTCCCAACTCGTCGCCGAGCACAACGCGTTCACGCTTCCGGCGGGGATCAGCGCGGCCAAGGTGCTCAAGCGGTGGAACGTCTCACCGCTGACCGCCGCCGACAACTACGTCAACGGCAGGCTCACCGACCTGATCGCCGTCCACAACGCCGAGATCCCCGCCGAGACCCTGCAGTCCGGCGCGGGCTGGACACCCACCCTGCGCACGAAGGTCGACCCGGCCAAGAAGGTGCCCGGGATCGTCGACCGCGGCGCGGGCGCCGGGCGCGTCTGCTGA
- a CDS encoding HAD family acid phosphatase, translated as MHKSLRIAAVATTCAVAGVALYGAGAATAGQSTANSTHEPYNIGLLVKDIDTYYGTAADANGVYQASPTSPYAKDLASLDKAARKYIDQAARKAHHKGEKPAVVFDIDDTLLLSLDYEKRYNYTYNATTWADYVNRADRPAVFGSPELVQYAEKKGVEVFYNSGLSEAQRSAAVENLKKIGADVNLDADHVFLKDKANPPSYLSACATPGTWTCTTVQYKSGTRAHIEKDLGYEIIANFGDQYSDLEGGYADKTYKLPNPTYFVS; from the coding sequence ATGCATAAGTCACTGCGTATCGCAGCCGTCGCCACCACCTGTGCGGTCGCCGGCGTCGCCCTGTACGGCGCCGGCGCGGCCACCGCCGGCCAGTCCACGGCGAACTCCACGCACGAGCCCTACAACATCGGGCTCCTGGTCAAGGACATCGACACCTACTACGGCACCGCGGCCGACGCGAACGGTGTCTACCAGGCGTCCCCCACCAGCCCGTACGCCAAGGACCTCGCCTCCCTCGACAAGGCGGCCCGGAAGTACATCGACCAGGCCGCCCGCAAGGCGCACCACAAGGGCGAGAAGCCCGCCGTCGTCTTCGACATCGACGACACGCTGCTGCTCAGCCTCGACTACGAGAAGCGCTACAACTACACGTACAACGCGACCACGTGGGCCGACTACGTGAACCGGGCCGACCGCCCGGCTGTCTTCGGCAGCCCCGAGCTCGTGCAGTACGCCGAGAAGAAGGGCGTCGAGGTCTTCTACAACTCGGGCCTCAGCGAGGCGCAGCGCTCGGCCGCGGTCGAGAACCTGAAGAAGATCGGCGCCGATGTGAACCTCGACGCCGACCACGTGTTCCTCAAGGACAAGGCGAACCCGCCGTCCTACCTGAGCGCCTGCGCCACGCCGGGCACCTGGACCTGCACCACCGTGCAGTACAAGTCCGGCACCCGCGCGCACATCGAGAAGGACCTCGGGTACGAGATCATCGCCAACTTCGGCGACCAGTACTCCGACCTCGAGGGCGGCTACGCCGACAAGACGTACAAGCTCCCGAACCCGACGTACTTCGTGAGCTAG
- a CDS encoding pectinesterase family protein, giving the protein MRRRALISAGVGLVVAVAAPARAGTRRVLHVRPGDSVQAAVDAVTGPGWTIVVHPGTYREVVNIPAGKAELTVRGAVRDPHAAVIIYDNANGTQKPDGSGTYGTAGSATFSSAAPGLTVRDLTLANDWLRADHPDITGTQAVAAYTYGDRTHFENVRLLAHQDTLFVETTALTAFDRQYFRRCYIEGDVDFVFGRATAVFEECHFHTLQRDVGFTPKGMVFAPSTARANPYGVLAVRSRITSGAEDAAYKLARPWVPSYETTAWPSLVVRNSRIGPGIDPVAPYTNMREAYPWQAMRFREYANSGPGAVISVPGNRPQLAAEEAAMHTRRTYLGDWRPYERR; this is encoded by the coding sequence ATGCGGCGACGAGCACTGATCAGCGCCGGTGTCGGCCTCGTCGTGGCGGTGGCCGCCCCGGCCCGCGCGGGAACGCGCCGCGTCCTCCACGTCCGCCCCGGCGATTCCGTCCAGGCGGCCGTCGACGCGGTCACCGGCCCCGGCTGGACGATCGTCGTGCACCCGGGCACCTACCGCGAGGTCGTCAACATCCCGGCGGGCAAAGCGGAGTTGACTGTACGCGGCGCCGTCCGCGACCCCCACGCCGCCGTCATCATCTACGACAACGCCAACGGCACCCAGAAGCCCGACGGTTCGGGCACCTACGGCACCGCGGGCTCCGCCACCTTCTCCTCCGCGGCCCCCGGCCTCACCGTCCGCGACCTCACCCTCGCCAACGACTGGCTGCGCGCCGACCACCCCGACATCACCGGCACCCAGGCGGTCGCCGCCTACACCTACGGCGACCGCACCCACTTCGAGAACGTCCGCCTCCTGGCCCACCAGGACACCCTCTTCGTCGAGACCACCGCGCTCACCGCCTTCGACCGGCAGTACTTCCGCCGCTGCTACATCGAGGGCGACGTCGACTTCGTCTTCGGCCGGGCCACCGCCGTCTTCGAGGAGTGCCACTTCCACACACTCCAGCGGGACGTCGGCTTCACCCCCAAGGGCATGGTCTTCGCCCCCTCCACCGCCCGCGCCAACCCCTACGGCGTCCTCGCCGTCCGCTCCCGCATCACCTCGGGGGCAGAAGACGCGGCGTACAAGCTGGCACGGCCCTGGGTGCCGTCGTACGAGACGACCGCCTGGCCGTCCCTCGTGGTGCGGAACAGCCGGATCGGGCCCGGGATCGACCCGGTCGCGCCCTACACCAACATGCGCGAGGCCTATCCCTGGCAGGCCATGCGTTTTCGGGAGTACGCCAACTCCGGCCCCGGCGCGGTGATCTCCGTCCCCGGGAACCGGCCCCAGCTGGCCGCCGAAGAGGCCGCCATGCACACCCGGCGGACGTATCTCGGGGACTGGAGGCCCTATGAGCGCCGGTGA
- a CDS encoding rhamnogalacturonan acetylesterase, with protein sequence MSLTRRQVTVAAIAAVPVAFSATGTAQAKEQRTLYIAGDSTAAQKYADAAPETGWGMALPFFLHKDRRVANHAVNGRSSKSFVDEGRLDVILGAIQPGDFLLIQFAHNDEKTADPARYTEPWTTYQDYLRLYIDGARARGARPVLATSVERRKFDTSGNAVPTHGDYPAAMRALATEEGVALLDIQALSLALWQKLGVEETKKYFNWTDTEQDNTHFNPPGAIAIARLVARELLRHRVLAPRDVRRLDAEIPESWITWPSSATA encoded by the coding sequence TTGTCACTCACACGCAGACAGGTCACCGTGGCGGCGATCGCCGCCGTGCCCGTCGCTTTCAGCGCAACCGGTACTGCTCAAGCCAAGGAACAGCGCACCCTCTACATCGCCGGTGACTCCACCGCCGCCCAGAAATACGCCGACGCCGCGCCCGAGACCGGGTGGGGCATGGCGCTCCCCTTCTTTCTGCACAAGGATCGGCGTGTCGCCAATCACGCGGTGAACGGGCGGAGTTCGAAGTCCTTCGTCGACGAGGGACGGCTCGATGTCATTCTCGGCGCCATTCAGCCGGGCGACTTCCTGCTGATCCAGTTCGCGCACAACGACGAGAAGACCGCGGACCCCGCCCGTTACACGGAACCCTGGACCACGTACCAGGACTATCTGCGCCTGTACATCGACGGGGCCCGCGCCCGTGGTGCCCGGCCCGTGCTGGCCACCTCGGTCGAGCGCCGGAAGTTCGACACCTCCGGCAACGCCGTGCCGACCCACGGCGACTATCCGGCGGCGATGCGGGCGCTCGCCACCGAGGAGGGTGTCGCGCTGCTCGACATCCAGGCGCTGTCGCTCGCGCTGTGGCAGAAGCTCGGTGTCGAGGAGACCAAGAAGTACTTCAACTGGACCGACACCGAGCAGGACAACACGCATTTCAACCCGCCCGGTGCCATTGCCATAGCGCGACTGGTCGCCCGTGAGCTGCTGCGGCACCGCGTGCTGGCGCCCCGGGACGTGCGCCGGCTCGACGCCGAGATCCCGGAGTCCTGGATCACCTGGCCGTCGTCGGCCACCGCCTGA
- a CDS encoding sugar ABC transporter substrate-binding protein: protein MKISIRRSRRAAIAVALGSVLALTATACGDDGSGSGGDKGDEGSGKGKIVFWDNNGGVRTDIWKEIIADFQKANPDIKVEYVGIASTEYQSKVDTAIQGGGLPDVGGVGAAMLAGFSAQNALEPLDSRLSKSSLNGKLNEDMVGVLKAAGGGDGTLYSIPTSANNGVLYYRTDLFKKAGLDEPTTWDKFYAAADKLTDAKKNEFGYTIRGGAGSIAQALDAMYGQSGITSFWNGDKTTVNDPKNVAALEKYAALYKKVTPAADLNNDFTKMVAQWDSGTIGMLNHNLGSYQDHVKALGVDKFRGVPQPIGTSGKRVQVSNPVDGLGVFKSSKNKDAAWKFIEFATSAAENSKFNQNAGQVPSNNDAAKDAWISKAEPTKLAAAALTDGSTTIVQLPYYLPDWNTISKADNEPNFQKVLLGDMSAKDFLDTMADQLNKAQTEWKEQNG, encoded by the coding sequence ATGAAGATCAGTATCCGCAGAAGCAGGCGCGCTGCCATAGCCGTCGCCCTCGGGTCCGTCCTGGCGCTGACCGCCACCGCCTGCGGTGACGACGGCAGCGGGTCCGGCGGTGACAAGGGAGACGAGGGCAGCGGCAAGGGCAAGATCGTCTTCTGGGACAACAACGGCGGTGTGCGCACCGACATCTGGAAGGAGATCATCGCCGACTTCCAGAAGGCGAACCCGGACATCAAGGTCGAGTACGTCGGCATCGCGTCCACCGAGTACCAGTCCAAGGTCGACACCGCCATCCAGGGCGGCGGCCTGCCGGACGTCGGCGGTGTCGGCGCGGCCATGCTCGCCGGCTTCTCCGCGCAGAACGCGCTGGAGCCGCTGGACAGCCGGCTCTCCAAGTCCTCCCTGAACGGCAAGCTCAACGAGGACATGGTCGGCGTGCTGAAGGCGGCGGGGGGCGGGGACGGGACGCTGTACTCGATCCCGACCTCCGCCAACAACGGCGTGCTGTACTACCGGACCGACCTGTTCAAGAAGGCGGGTCTCGACGAGCCGACCACCTGGGACAAGTTCTACGCGGCCGCGGACAAGCTCACCGACGCCAAGAAGAACGAGTTCGGCTACACCATCCGCGGTGGCGCCGGGTCCATCGCGCAGGCCCTGGACGCGATGTACGGGCAGAGCGGGATCACCTCGTTCTGGAACGGCGACAAGACCACGGTCAACGACCCGAAGAACGTGGCTGCGCTGGAGAAGTACGCGGCGCTGTACAAGAAGGTCACTCCGGCGGCCGACCTCAACAACGACTTCACCAAGATGGTCGCCCAGTGGGACTCCGGCACCATCGGGATGCTGAACCACAACCTGGGTTCGTACCAGGACCACGTGAAGGCTCTCGGGGTCGACAAGTTCCGGGGCGTTCCGCAGCCGATCGGCACCTCCGGCAAGCGGGTGCAGGTGTCCAACCCCGTCGACGGGCTCGGGGTGTTCAAGAGCTCGAAGAACAAGGACGCGGCCTGGAAGTTCATCGAGTTCGCGACGTCGGCCGCGGAGAACTCCAAGTTCAACCAGAACGCCGGGCAGGTGCCGTCGAACAACGACGCCGCCAAGGACGCCTGGATCTCGAAGGCGGAGCCCACGAAGCTGGCCGCCGCCGCGCTGACCGACGGGTCCACGACCATCGTTCAGCTGCCGTACTACCTGCCCGACTGGAACACGATCTCCAAGGCGGACAACGAGCCGAACTTCCAGAAGGTGCTGCTGGGTGACATGAGTGCGAAGGACTTCCTGGACACCATGGCCGACCAGCTGAACAAGGCTCAGACCGAGTGGAAGGAACAGAACGGCTGA
- a CDS encoding pectinesterase family protein yields the protein MPSHDTRLPLSRRGFLLASTGAAAALALAPAPAQAGARRPFGRFGSPAARLTPQTLYIDPKGRGDHTTVKDAVTAATGSGWTLVLAPGTYRETVAVDVTRTEATWIGASEDPRDVVIVYDNAAGTPKPGGGTYGTTGSATTTVQADGFTARWITFANDWLRADHPGVTGTQAVAIKVQGDRSAFHHCRFLGHQDTLYADSIALTSFARQYFAHCYAEGDVDFVFGRATAVYEHCHFRTLNRTDLAAAPYGFVFAPSTAGANPRGYLVTRSRVSSEAPDAFYKLARPWVPSSDTTARPSLVVRDTWLGPGIDAAAPYTNMSDAFPWQNQRFAEYRDTGPGARITVPESRPQLTAEQAESATREAYLGDWKPWREEC from the coding sequence ATGCCCTCGCACGACACCCGACTCCCCCTGTCCAGAAGGGGATTCCTGCTCGCGAGCACCGGAGCGGCGGCCGCGCTCGCCCTCGCGCCGGCCCCCGCGCAGGCCGGCGCCCGGCGCCCGTTCGGCCGCTTCGGATCACCGGCCGCCCGGCTCACCCCGCAGACCCTCTACATCGACCCGAAGGGCCGCGGCGACCACACCACCGTCAAGGACGCCGTCACCGCCGCCACCGGCAGCGGCTGGACCCTGGTCCTGGCACCCGGCACCTACCGGGAGACCGTCGCCGTCGACGTCACCCGCACCGAGGCGACCTGGATCGGCGCCTCCGAGGACCCCCGCGACGTCGTGATCGTGTACGACAACGCGGCCGGCACCCCCAAGCCCGGCGGCGGCACCTACGGCACCACCGGGTCGGCCACCACGACCGTGCAGGCCGACGGCTTCACCGCCCGCTGGATCACCTTCGCCAACGACTGGCTGCGCGCCGACCACCCCGGCGTCACCGGCACCCAGGCCGTCGCCATCAAGGTCCAGGGCGACCGCTCCGCCTTCCACCACTGCCGCTTCCTCGGCCACCAGGACACCCTCTACGCCGACTCGATCGCCCTCACCTCCTTCGCCCGCCAGTACTTCGCGCACTGCTATGCCGAAGGAGACGTCGACTTCGTCTTCGGGCGGGCCACGGCCGTCTACGAGCACTGCCACTTCCGGACCCTGAACCGGACCGACCTGGCGGCGGCGCCGTACGGCTTCGTCTTCGCGCCCTCCACGGCGGGTGCCAACCCGCGCGGCTACCTCGTCACCAGGAGCCGCGTCAGCAGCGAGGCGCCGGACGCCTTCTACAAGCTGGCCCGCCCGTGGGTGCCGAGCTCCGACACCACCGCCCGGCCCTCGCTGGTGGTGCGGGACACCTGGCTGGGCCCCGGTATCGACGCGGCCGCCCCCTACACCAACATGTCGGACGCCTTCCCCTGGCAGAACCAGCGCTTCGCCGAGTACCGCGACACCGGCCCCGGCGCCAGGATCACCGTCCCGGAGAGCCGGCCCCAACTCACCGCCGAGCAAGCCGAATCGGCCACCCGGGAGGCCTACCTCGGTGACTGGAAGCCGTGGCGGGAGGAGTGCTGA